The DNA region ATTGAAATATGCAGATATGTTTGCTCTAAATACACCCGTTCAAAGGTTAGAAAGGCCCTTCCAAAGGATTTTTCCTATATTATTGAGGAGCTTTTACACGAGGAACCTGATAGAGCAGATAAACACGAATACTATGGTGAAATCATAAATACCATAATTGATATCGACAGAGCAAGGGAATTTATAATTGCCTTATCAAAATTAATACAGAGATTAGTTATAGACAGACTTCATATAATTGGGGATATCTTTGACAGAGGCCCAGGTGCAGATATAATTATGGACACTTTAGCTAATTATCATTCTGTGGACATCCAGTGGGGAAATCACGATATATTGTGGATGGGTGCAGCTTCTGGTTCTGATGTATGTATTGCCAACGTGGTAAGAATCTGTACACGATATGCAAATTTGGACACTATAGAAAATGGTTATGGAATAAACCTGCTTCCTCTGGCTACCTTTGCAATGGAGTTCTATAAAAATGACCCTTGCGAAAATTTCTTACCAAAATTCGATGGTGAAAGTACCTATACTCTAAAGGAAATTCAACTTACAGCGCAAATGCACAAGGCTATATCCATAATTCAATTTAAGCTGGAAAAAGAAATTATTTCAAGACACCCTGAATTCAACATGTCTAATAGGCTATTATTGGACAAAATTGATTATAAAGAGGGATGTATTCATCTTGGGGAAAAGGTATACAAAATCACTGATACAAATTTCCCAACTATTAATCCTGAAAATCCATATAAGCTTACACCAGAGGAAAAAGAGCTTCTAGAAAAATTAAAATTTTCTTTTATTAGCAGTGAGAAACTTAATAAACATGTTCGTTTTTTATTCTCAAATGGAAGCCTATATTTAAAAATTAACTCTAACCTTCTGTACCATGGTTGCATTCCATTAGATGAAAATGGAGATTTTAAAAAAGTGGATTTAGAGGGGAAAGAGTATAGTGGTAAAGCACTTTTAGACAAGCTAGAAATTCTTACTAGAGAAAGTTTTTTCCACGGAAATAAACTAAGGCAAAGTCAACATAATACAGATATAATGTGGTATTTGTGGGCAGGACCCTTTTCTCCACTTTTCGGCAAGGAAAAAATGGCAACCTTTGAAAGATATTTTATCAAAGAAGAAGAAACTCACTATGAAAAAAAGGATCCTTATTATGATTTTAGAGACAATGAAGATATATGTAATAAAATATTGATAGAATTTGGACTAGATCCTGAAGAATCCCATATAGTTAATGGCCACGTACCAGTAGAAAAAAAGAATGGAGAAAGCCCAATAAAAGCTAATGGTAAACTCATGGTAATAGACGGAGGTTTTTCAAAGGCTTATCAATCCAAAACCGGTATGGCTGGATACACCTTAATTTACAATTCCTTTGGTCTGCAGCTAATATGCCATCAGCCCTTTGAATCTACAGAAAAAGCAATAAAAGAAGAAACAGATATACTCTCCTCCATAGTAGTTTTAGAGCATTCCTCTGCTAGGAAGAGAGTAGCGGATACGGACATAGGGATAGTCCTTCAGCACCAAATAGAAGATTTAAAAATGCTTCTTCTTGCTTATAGGAAGGGTTTAATTAAGGAAAAAAGTAAACAACTGTAACACTCCAGATAACATAGTTACTTTCTAAATGAAGAATTTTAAATTTCAGATGTAAAAAACTACATCTGAAATTTAAAATTCTATTAATGCTTACATTATTTAATTCCTTTCCCCTCTTTATATTTTACTTATTAATAACTGTTATTAATAATATCTAAAAGTTCTTCTGATTCTGAATTACCTTTAAGTAAATTATCAATAACCTTAGAAGCCGCTCTTTTAGAAATTCTTTCTAAAGGAGTATCAATATTTACATTATTTTTATTTAGTAAAAACTTAAGATATCTCAGCTGCTTTTCTGTTATGCTATTATCTCTTACCACTTCTTCAGAGTTATCAATATCAAAAATTACCTTGAATATTTTAGGTAAATTAAGCACATCTTCATAATTATGAAGCATTATTACATCTTTTAATTTTTCATCATTAGTTTTTAAATATTTATTGTATAACTCTACACTTATTCCTCCATCTATTTTATCCAATCTATTTATGCCTATATATTTTTCTACACTTTTTAAATTACATCTCTCCATACCTAGCTGCTTATAATAAGGCCTTATAAGTCTATAGAGATCCACATGCTCTGATGGTGGTATAAAATCATTTATATCATTTCTTAGCATTCTATTTGCTATAAATGGCTCATCAAAAGCTTTACCGTTATAGGAGCACCACCCCCTGTATTTTTTTAAATCCTCCTTAAACGCAAAAAGTATATTCTTTTCCTCTTCAATATTTTCAGCATAATACTGTTTTATGTAAAAAGATTTTTTATTTAAAAAATAACCAAGTGATATTAGCATTATTACATCTTCATCCTTATCAAATCCTGTAGTCTCAATATCAAAATAGGCTATTTTGTCCATTTTATATTTATTTAACATATTTACGTCAATATCTATTTTAGAATTTCTTTCATTTAAAAACATTGTAATCCTCCAAAACAATTTATATAATTTCTAAAATAATTATACAACATTTCATTATTAATTAAAACTATCTTAAATTTCTTAAAAGTACATGTATAAATTTTCCACAAAAAGTGTAATAATAATAATATATTGATTGTTTTTTATTATTTTAATAATTTTTAGGTGCAATATTTGAAAAATACGAAACTTATTAAAAATTATTCAATTTTGTTTTGATAAATTATCAATATATTTGGTATAATATTATT from Clostridium pasteurianum BC1 includes:
- a CDS encoding fructose-bisphosphatase class III — translated: MTNKSIPNTKIKSNLKYLNLLAQQYSSINEASTEIINLQAILNLPKGTEHFLTDIHGEYEPFLHVLKNASGVIKRKIEDVFGNALGESDKKSLATLIYYPEQKLDIVLREEKNINDWYKISLYRLIEICRYVCSKYTRSKVRKALPKDFSYIIEELLHEEPDRADKHEYYGEIINTIIDIDRAREFIIALSKLIQRLVIDRLHIIGDIFDRGPGADIIMDTLANYHSVDIQWGNHDILWMGAASGSDVCIANVVRICTRYANLDTIENGYGINLLPLATFAMEFYKNDPCENFLPKFDGESTYTLKEIQLTAQMHKAISIIQFKLEKEIISRHPEFNMSNRLLLDKIDYKEGCIHLGEKVYKITDTNFPTINPENPYKLTPEEKELLEKLKFSFISSEKLNKHVRFLFSNGSLYLKINSNLLYHGCIPLDENGDFKKVDLEGKEYSGKALLDKLEILTRESFFHGNKLRQSQHNTDIMWYLWAGPFSPLFGKEKMATFERYFIKEEETHYEKKDPYYDFRDNEDICNKILIEFGLDPEESHIVNGHVPVEKKNGESPIKANGKLMVIDGGFSKAYQSKTGMAGYTLIYNSFGLQLICHQPFESTEKAIKEETDILSSIVVLEHSSARKRVADTDIGIVLQHQIEDLKMLLLAYRKGLIKEKSKQL
- a CDS encoding ribonuclease H-like domain-containing protein, whose translation is MFLNERNSKIDIDVNMLNKYKMDKIAYFDIETTGFDKDEDVIMLISLGYFLNKKSFYIKQYYAENIEEEKNILFAFKEDLKKYRGWCSYNGKAFDEPFIANRMLRNDINDFIPPSEHVDLYRLIRPYYKQLGMERCNLKSVEKYIGINRLDKIDGGISVELYNKYLKTNDEKLKDVIMLHNYEDVLNLPKIFKVIFDIDNSEEVVRDNSITEKQLRYLKFLLNKNNVNIDTPLERISKRAASKVIDNLLKGNSESEELLDIINNSY